One window of the Eucalyptus grandis isolate ANBG69807.140 chromosome 8, ASM1654582v1, whole genome shotgun sequence genome contains the following:
- the LOC104415355 gene encoding probable inactive ATP-dependent zinc metalloprotease FTSHI 5, chloroplastic — translation MNSVASSIATPLLSPQSWRPSPPPARFRFGSAFPGRRPLAPKPVGRRRRPPRFAARLQALRLAEPFRGSKCGGGGEEAAAPVPEEASESLGRVIQCAVKPLACAVFFIAVGFAPFRRVQAPAAAAAAAVVTGLNLERVEEGSEAKGHEYSKCTKRLLEKVSVVLRCMDEIRRGEGRVKELEAAMKAVKSEKWQLQEEIMRGMYEELRELKREKEGLIKRSEEIVDEAMRVKRENEKTAAKGGEFEETLSKLEDEYDRIWERVGDVEDSIMRRETVAMSIGVREICFIERECEALVERFKREIWRKSTSSSVPLNSETKLSKSDIEKDLKNAQRKYLEQMILPRIVETEDFGPLFHQDSVDFALLIKQGLKDSRELQRSLEGRIRKSMKKFGDEKRYIVNTPVDEVVKGFPEIELKWMFGDKEVVVPKAIGLHLYNGWKKWREEAKADLKKKILEDVDFGKEYVTHRQEQILLDRDRVVSKTWYNEQKNSWEMDPIAVPYAVSKKLINSARIRHDWGAMFVALKGDTKEYYVNIKEFEMLFEGFGGFDGLYMKMLASGIPTSVQLMWIPFSELNFHQQFLLTTSLLHQCLRGLWRTQAISYARGWVVEKVKNINDDIVTVIFFPIVEYLIPYPVRMRLGMAWPEEIDQTAGSTWYLKWQSEAEMSLKSRKTNDLQWFLWFLIRSAVYGYILYNVFRFLKRKVPILLGYGPLRRNPNMRKFRRVKSYIQYKVRKIKQQKKAGIDPIKTAFEGMKRVKNPPIPLKEFASVESMREEINEVVAFLQNPHAFQEMGARAPRGVLIVGERGTGKTSLALAIAAEARVPVVKVEAQQLEAGLWVGQSASNVRELFQTARDLAPVIIFVEDFDLFAGVRGKFIHTKKQDHEAFINQLLVELDGFEKQDGVVLMATTRSLKQIDEALQRPGRMDRVFNLQRPTQAEREKILQIAAKETMDDELIDLVDWRKVAEKTALLRPIELKLVPVALEGSAFRSKFVDVDELMSYCSWFATFSNMVPKWIRQTKVVKQISRMLVNHLGLTLTEEDMQNVVDLMEPYGQINNGVELLNPPLDWTEETKFPHAVWAAGRGLIALLLPNFDVVDNLWLEPSSWQGIGCTKITKARSEGSVNANSESRSYLEKKLVFCFGSYVASQLLLPFGEENFLSSSELKQAQEIATRMVIQYGWGPDDSPAIYYHSNAVTALSMGNKHEYEIAAKVEKMYDLAYYKAKEMLQKNRRVLEKIVDELLEFEILTGKDLERTLEENGGMREKEPFSLVQLFNGQPVSSSFLDDGNASGTALLGAPT, via the exons ATGAACTCCGTCGCCTCCTCCATCGCCACTCCGCTCCTCTCGCCGCAATCCTGGCGGCCGTCTCCTCCCCCGGCGCGCTTCCGCTTCGGCTCCGCCTTCCCCGGCCGCAGGCCGCTCGCCCCGAAGCCGGTCGGGAGGCGGCGGAGGCCTCCGAGATTCGCCGCCCGCCTGCAGGCGCTCCGGCTCGCCGAGCCTTTCCGGGGCTCGAAATgcggcggcgggggagaggaggcggcggcgccgGTTCCGGAAGAAGCTTCCGAGAGCTTGGGTCGAGTGATCCAGTGCGCGGTGAAGCCGTTGGCTTGCGCGGTGTTCTTCATAGCGGTAGGTTTCGCACCGTTTCGCCGTGTTCAGGCccctgcggcggcggcggcggcggccgtggTGACGGGGCTGAATTTGGAGAGAGTAGAGGAGGGGTCTGAAGCGAAAGGGCACGAGTATTCGAAGTGCACGAAGAGATTGCTGGAGAAGGTTTCGGTGGTCCTGAGATGTATGGATGAGATTAGGAGAGGGGAGGGACGCGTGAAGGAGCTGGAGGCGGCGATGAAGGCGGTGAAATCGGAAAAATGGCAATTGCAGGAGGAGATAATGCGTGGTATGTACGAGGAGCTGAGggaattgaagagagagaaagaggggttGATTAAGAGGTCAGAGGAGATTGTTGATGAGGCGATGAGAGTGAAGAGGGAGAACGAGAAGACGGCTGCAAAAGGGGGTGAATTTGAGGAGACCTTGAGCAAATTGGAGGACGAGTATGATAGAATTTGGGAGAGAGTTGGGGATGTTGAGGATAGTATAATGAGGAGGGAGACGGTTGCAATGAGTATTGGAGTGAGAGAGATTTGTTTCatagagagagagtgtgaaGCTCTGGTCGAGAGATTCAAGAGGGAAATTTGGCGAAAGAGTACCTCGAGTAG TGTGCCATTAAACTCTGAAACCAAGCTTTCCAAGTCTGATATTGAGAAAGATCTGAAAAATGCTCAAAGGAAGTACCTGGAACAAATGATTCTGCCAAGGATTGTGGAGACTGAAGATTTTGGTCCTCTCTTTCATCAAGATTCAGTAGATTTTGCTCTTCTTATAAAACAAGGCCTTAAAGATTCTAGGGAACTGCAGAGGAGTCTAGAAGGTCGCATAAGAAAAAGCATGAAGAAATTTGGTGATGAAAAGCGTTATATTGTAAATACACCGGTTGATGAAGTTGTCAAGGGTTTTCCTGAAATCGAGTTGAAGTGGATGTTCGGGGATAAGGAGGTCGTGGTTCCCAAAGCTATTGGGCTCCATTTGTATAATGGGTGGAAGAAGTGGCGTGAAGAAGCTAAGGCAgatctaaagaaaaaaatactagaAGATGTAGATTTTGGGAAAGAGTATGTGACCCATCGGCAG GAACAAATTCTCTTGGACCGAGATAGGGTGGTGTCCAAAACATGGTACAATGAACAGAAAAATAGTTGGGAAATGGATCCCATAGCTGTACCTTATGCCGTATCCAAGAAGCTTATAAACAGTGCACGAATCAGACATGATTGGGGTGCTATGTTTGTTGCTCTGAAGGGGGACACAAAGGAATATTATGTCAACATCAAG GAATTTGAAATGCTGTTTGAAGGTTTTGGGGGCTTTGATGGGTTGTACATGAAGATGCTTGCTTCTGGGATCCCGACATCCGTTCAACTTATGTGGATACCTTTCTCAGAGTTGAATTTTCATCAGCAGTTCCTTTTGACGACGAGTCTCCTCCATCAATGCTTAAGGGGATTGTGGAGGACTCAAGCCATATCATATGCCAGAGGTTGGGTtgttgaaaaagtcaaaaacataAATGATGACATAGTGACGGTGATATTTTTTCCCATTGTCGAGTACCTAATCCCCTACCCG GTGAGGATGCGATTGGGAATGGCCTGGCCGGAGGAAATTGATCAAACTGCTGGCTCAACATGGTACTTGAAATGGCAATCGGAAGCAGAAATGAGCTTGAAATCCAGAAAAACAAATGACCTCCAATGGTTTTTGTGGTTTTTGATTAGAAGTGCTGTATATGGATACATTTTGTATAATGTGTTCCGGTTTTTGAAGAGAAAAGTCCCTATACTTCTTGGTTATGGGCCTTTACGTAGAAATCCAAACATGCGGAAGTTTCGGCGAGtg AAATCATATATCCAGTATAAagtaagaaaaatcaaacagcAGAAGAAGGCTGGCATAGATCCCATCAAAACTGCTTTTGAGGGAATGAAG AGAGTTAAAAATCCGCCAATACCATTAAAGGAATTTGCTAGTGTTGAATCAATGAGAGAGGAGATCAATGAAGTTGTTGCTTTCTTACAGAATCCCCACGCATTTCAAGAAATGGGCGCCCGTGCACCTCGt GGTGTTCTTATTGTGGGTGAGAGGGGAACCGGAAAGACATCTCTGGCATTGGCTATAGCAGCAGAAGCTAGGGTGCCCGTTGTTAAAGTTGAAGCCCAGCAGTTGGAGGCTGGACTATGGGTTGGACAAAGTGCATCAAATGTTAGAGAGTTATTTCAGACAGCCCGGGATTTG GCACCTGTAATCATATTTGTCGAGGATTTTGACCTTTTTGCTGGTGTCCGTGGCAAATTCATTCACACTAAAAAGCAAGACCATGAGGCTTTCATCAATCAACTTCTTGTTGAACTTGATGG ATTTGAGAAACAAGATGGTGTTGTCTTGATGGCCACAACTAGAAGCCTCAAACAAATTGATGAGGCATTGCAGCGACCTGGTCGGATGGATAGAGTCTTCAATCTGCAGAGGCCAACTCAagcagaaagagagaagatACTACAAATTGCTGCTAAAGAAACAATGGACGATGAGCTTATTGATTTAGTTGACTGGAGAAAG GTGGCTGAGAAGACTGCTCTTTTACGACCTATAGAACTGAAACTTGTTCCTGTGGCATTGGAAGGAAGTGCGTTTCGGAGCAAATTTGTTGATGTAGATGAACTTATGAGCTACTGCAGTTGGTTTGCG ACTTTCAGCAATATGGTTCCTAAATGGATTCGGCAAACAAAAGTTGTGAAGCAGATTAGCCGAATGCTGGTGAATCATCTGGGATTGACACTGACTGAGGAGGACATGCAGAATGTTGTTGATCTAATGGAACCATATGGTCAAATAAACAATGGAGTTGAACTTCTTAATCCTCCACTCGAT TGGACAGAGGAAACCAAGTTCCCTCATGCTGTTTGGGCAGCTGGTCGTGGCCTTATAGCTCTTTTACTACCAAACTTTGATGTAGTCGACAATTTGTGGCTTGAACCTTCTTCGTGGCAG GGAATTGGCTGTACAAAGATCACCAAGGCACGGAGCGAAGGATCTGTTAATGCTAACTCAGAGTCAAGATCATACCTTGAAAAGAAGCTTGTATTTTGCTTTGGTTCATATGTTGCTTCACAGCTTCTACTTCCTTTTGGGGAAGagaattttctctcttcttctgaaCTGAAGCAAGCTCAAGAG ATAGCGACAAGAATGGTCATTCAGTACGGTTGGGGGCCTGATGACAGTCCTGCAATCTACTATCACAGCAATGCG GTTACAGCTTTGAGCATGGGGAACAAGCATGAATATGAGATTGCAGCTAAAGTTGAAAAG ATGTATGATTTGGCTTATTACAAAGCAAAGGAAATGTTACAGAAAAATCGTCGAGTTCTCGAAAAGATTGTTGACGAGTTGCTTGAGTTTGAAATCTTGACTGGAAAG GACTTGGAAAGGACACTTGAAGAAAATGGTGGAATGAGGGAGAAAGAGCCATTTTCCCTTGTTCAACTTTTTAATGGGCAG CCTGTATCTAGCAGCTTCCTTGATGACGGGAATGCATCCGGAACTGCACTGTTAGGTGCCCCAACATAG
- the LOC104415354 gene encoding inositol phosphorylceramide glucuronosyltransferase 1: MGRRGGALPLLLLAAAILSLSARPAVAIGSRPSSLGEAYVTLLYGDEFLLGVRVLGKSIRDTGTTKDMVVLVSDGVSDYAKKLLKADGWIVEKISLLANPNQKRPARFWGVYTKLKIFNMTSYKKVVYLDADTIVVKSIEDLFKCEKFCANLKHSERLNSGVMVVEPSETLFNDMIGKVQTLPSYTGGDQGFLNSYYSDFANAHLFEPNLSPEVLKSRPAPKMERLSTLYNADVGLYMLANKWMVDESELRVIHYTLGPLKPWDWWTSWLLKPVDVWQNVREKLADSLPGTGGGRNPNDELLVKFLFLLPLCLLFFGYYRSLPQVLQQCRSCRSSCDNIRQFIYRIRFNGSYSGVSTASGVTFNQQFSNGAPSKIPMYLGGISIIVCFAAAAVSLLLALAVVPRQVMPWTGLLLMYEWTFAIFFVLFRGYLHLVYKLGRAAAVQTVGHVDYESGKGRQRQTPSCDIATCCYWSGMASLAMVAPALPCIFGITALFARLGLMVGGGLILASFMTYSSEHLAIISFMRGFEERDLSR, translated from the exons ATGGGCCGCCGCGGCGGCGCCctgcccctcctcctcctcgcggccGCGATCCTGTCGCTCTCGGCCCGCCCGGCGGTCGCGATCGGATCTCGGCCGTCCTCGCTGGGCGAGGCCTACGTCACGCTCCTGTACGGCGATGAGTTCTTGCTGGGAGTCCGCGTGCTGGGGAAGTCGATCCGCGACACCGGGACCACCAAGGACATGGTGGTTCTGGTCTCCGATGGCGTGTCCGATTATGCCAAGAAGCTCCTCAAG GCTGATGGCTGGATAGTGGAAAAGATCAGTCTACTGGCAAACCCCAATCAAAAGCGTCCGGCTAGGTTTTGGGGTGTCTACACCAAACTTAAAATATTCAACATGACTAGCTATAAGAAAG TTGTATACTTGGATGCGGATACTATTGTAGTTAAAAGTATTGAGGATCTTTTTAAATGCGAGAAATTCTGTGCTAACTTGAAGCACTCAGAGAGGCTTAATTCTGGAGTCATGGTCGTGGAACCTTCTGAGACTCTTTTTAACGACATGATAGGCAAAGTGCAAACCCTGCCTTCTTACACTGGAG GTGATCAGGGTTTTCTAAATTCGTACTATAGCGACTTTGCCAATGCACATCTTTTCGAGCCAAATTTATCCCCAGAGGTGTTGAAGTCTCGACCAGCTCCTAAAATGGAGCGACTTTCTACTCTATATAATGCAGATGTTGGTCTTTACATGCTTGCAAACAAG TGGATGGTTGATGAAAGTGAACTCCGGGTTATTCATTATACACTTGGACCCCTTAAACCTTGGGACTGGTGGACATCCTGGCTTCTGAAACCTGTAGATGTGTGGCAG AATGTGAGGGAAAAACTTGCTGATTCCCTTCCTGGAACTGGAGGGGGAAGAAATCCTAATGATGAGCTTCTAGTGAAGTTCCTTTTTCTGCTACCACTTTGCCTTCTGTTTTTTGGGTACTACCGATCTCTTCCTCAG GTATTGCAGCAATGTCGTTCTTGTAGAAGTTCATGTGATAACATTAGACAGTTCATATATAGAATCAGATTCAATGGGTCATATTCTGGTGTTTCTACGGCATCTGGCGTTACTTTTAACCAGCAG TTCTCAAATGGTGCACCGTCAAAGATCCCAATGTATTTGGGTGGGATATCCATAATAGTATGTTTCGCTGCAGCTGCTGTGTCTCTCTTACTGGCTCTTGCAGTCGTGCCTCGGCAAGTAATGCCGTGGACTGGTTTGCTATTGATGTATGAGTGGACATTTGCAATCTTCTTTGTATTGTTCAGAGGTTATCTCCATTTGGTTTATAAACTTGGAAGGGCAGCAGCAGTCCAAACGGTTGGGCATGTTGACTATGAATCTGGGAAAG GTCGTCAACGACAAACACCATCTTGTGATATTGCTACCTGCTGTTACTGGTCAGGCATGGCATCTTTGGCAATGGTGGCCCCAGCTTtgccatgcatttttgggattaCTGCTCTTTTCGCGAG ATTGGGTTTGATGGTTGGCGGAGGCCTTATATTGGCGTCTTTCATGACCTATTCTTCAGAGCACCTTGCTATTATATCATTCATGAGAGGTTTTGAAGAGCGAGATTTGAGCCGGTAG